From the Acidilutibacter cellobiosedens genome, one window contains:
- a CDS encoding PRC-barrel domain-containing protein, with the protein MIRYSQFSILKIVDRDNVPIGTLKNVLCTEDNKYIDSLVIEDGKIFRKKIIIPFEGIEDIGKDSMIINLNRAEKEDYKEKKGIKIDCFIDKEVITEKGEFIGYIKDYIFNKEDGGISGFIITEGVIEDIINGRSFIPLNISHEVKDKNIIVKEEIKDIIDNGKDYYKKLLELEGR; encoded by the coding sequence TTGATAAGATATAGCCAATTTTCAATATTAAAAATTGTGGACAGAGATAATGTACCCATAGGTACATTAAAAAACGTATTATGTACTGAGGATAATAAATATATAGATAGCCTCGTTATAGAGGACGGAAAGATATTTAGAAAAAAAATTATAATTCCTTTTGAGGGAATAGAGGATATAGGGAAAGATTCTATGATTATAAATTTAAATAGGGCTGAAAAAGAAGATTATAAAGAAAAAAAGGGTATAAAAATTGATTGCTTTATAGATAAAGAGGTAATTACAGAAAAGGGAGAATTTATAGGGTATATAAAAGATTATATATTTAATAAAGAAGACGGTGGGATATCCGGTTTTATTATTACTGAAGGAGTAATAGAAGATATTATTAATGGAAGAAGCTTTATTCCTTTAAATATAAGCCATGAAGTTAAAGATAAAAATATAATAGTTAAAGAAGAAATAAAAGACATAATTGACAACGGAAAAGATTATTACAAAAAACTGTTAGAATTAGAGGGAAGATAG
- a CDS encoding AI-2E family transporter, with protein MTGILILLLAFLFFLIYYLINIGNKYVNEDKRIKINVRKVFFVLIFITFIYLIYKILNKYSFLSNLFGMFIFSVIMAYLFNPIVNFFEKRKIRRSLGILIVYAIILGVIVILSLTIIPNITKEAKKLMEILPLYLNRIFDFLNNIYDRYYSSIYSLPPQLQGVEQAVMGNAENMGNILSENIKKITSSMMDIFPKITSIILVPIFTFYLILDKDSIKNKIYITVPKDKRQDFSRLSKEIDKALGEFIRGRVIVAIFIGVSTTIALLILKIPFGLVIGLIAGIADIIPYFGPVIGIIPAVIFALLDSPLKALWVIIIFTVIQQIENDLITPKIIGESIGIHPITVIVSLIIGGEIMGIWGMVLAVPAVAVGKIVFSFFMEKLNKNQIIDK; from the coding sequence ATGACGGGAATATTGATTTTACTATTGGCATTTCTGTTCTTTTTGATATATTACCTTATAAATATTGGAAATAAATATGTTAATGAAGATAAAAGGATTAAAATAAACGTAAGGAAAGTTTTTTTTGTATTAATATTTATAACTTTTATATATCTTATATATAAAATACTGAATAAGTATAGCTTTTTATCCAATCTATTTGGAATGTTTATCTTTTCTGTTATTATGGCATATTTATTTAACCCGATAGTAAATTTTTTTGAAAAAAGGAAAATTCGAAGAAGCCTTGGGATACTCATTGTTTATGCTATAATTCTGGGAGTTATAGTTATATTATCATTAACGATTATTCCCAATATTACAAAAGAAGCTAAAAAACTCATGGAAATACTTCCCCTATATCTTAACAGAATATTTGATTTTTTAAATAATATTTATGATAGATATTATTCAAGTATTTATAGTTTGCCTCCTCAGCTTCAGGGAGTTGAACAAGCGGTTATGGGTAACGCGGAAAATATGGGGAATATTTTGAGTGAAAATATAAAAAAGATTACAAGTTCAATGATGGATATTTTCCCTAAAATTACATCGATTATTTTGGTTCCCATATTTACGTTCTATTTGATATTAGATAAGGATTCCATTAAAAACAAAATATATATTACGGTGCCTAAGGATAAGAGGCAGGATTTTTCAAGATTATCGAAAGAAATAGATAAAGCTTTGGGCGAATTTATAAGAGGAAGGGTTATAGTGGCAATATTTATTGGAGTGTCCACCACTATTGCTTTGCTGATCTTAAAAATTCCCTTTGGACTTGTTATAGGTCTCATTGCCGGAATTGCAGATATAATTCCCTATTTCGGCCCTGTAATAGGAATTATTCCTGCAGTGATTTTTGCCCTTTTAGATAGTCCATTGAAAGCTTTATGGGTTATAATAATTTTTACTGTAATTCAACAGATTGAAAATGATCTTATAACCCCTAAGATTATCGGAGAAAGCATAGGAATTCATCCTATTACCGTTATTGTTTCATTAATAATAGGAGGCGAGATTATGGGAATATGGGGAATGGTTCTTGCAGTTCCGGCTGTAGCCGTAGGGAAAATAGTATTTTCGTTTTTCATGGAGAAGTTAAATAAAAATCAGATTATTGACAAATAA
- a CDS encoding IreB family regulatory phosphoprotein has product MKFESPKENVNEARDIILTVYEALKEKGYNPINQMIGYILSGDPTYITSHNNARSLIRKIERDELIEELLVFYLKNEEKNK; this is encoded by the coding sequence ATGAAGTTTGAATCGCCAAAGGAAAATGTGAACGAGGCGAGAGATATCATTTTGACTGTTTATGAAGCTTTGAAGGAGAAGGGATATAATCCTATAAATCAGATGATTGGATATATATTATCCGGGGATCCTACCTATATAACAAGCCACAATAATGCAAGAAGTTTGATCAGAAAGATAGAAAGAGACGAGCTCATAGAAGAATTATTGGTATTTTATTTAAAGAATGAAGAAAAAAACAAATAG
- the alaS gene encoding alanine--tRNA ligase encodes MKNIGLNEIRKEFFDFFKEKNHLILPSFSLVPKDDKSLLLINAGMAPMKPYFTGLKTPPGKRVVTCQKCVRTVDIENVGKTDRHGTFFEMLGNFSFGDYFKEDAIKWAWEFITERMEVSKELIWVSIYKDDEEAYKIWNEKINVPEDRIVRLDKEDNFWELELGPCGPCSEIYIDRGEEYGCGKPDCKPGCECDRYVEVWNLVFSQYDKDENGNYNLLPKPNIDTGMGLERMAMVMENAKNIFEVKQINEVLKEVERVSKVSYGKDSEKDKSIRVITDHARAITFMVSDGILPSNEGRGYVLRRLIRRASRHGKLLNIQGKFLSKIAEKVIELWKEQYPEIEKEKNRIFRIIDGEEEKFYETINQGLEILDQYISDMRSENKNILDGKKAFKLYDTYGFPFDLTKEILKERGYTADEIQFNREMEEQRERARSARGGSENNIWGTGDFSLKIDGDKTVFKGYETFTSPGVVEKIIKGNEFVGSLHDGEEGIVVLNQTPFYGEGGGQVGDTGILSKDGFESFVLNTKKDKEGHIFHYIKVKKGVLNVGDDLTAEVDEKRRKDIMRNHSATHLLHRALKNVLGEHVNQAGSLVLPDRLRFDFTHFESISKEQLAKIEEIVNEKIFEGLKVDTAVTSYDESKKMKAVALFEDKYSDKVRVVQMGSYTTELCGGTHVRNTNDIGIFKILNETSIASGIRRIEAITGRSAYQYLKELDEEIDNIANIVKGNRNNITERIKGIVEENRQKDKEVEKLMGKMALSLKDDIIKNSHEIKGINVLTYYIENMDINSLRNLGDEIKNSIVSGVIVLASSLDGKLSFVSMVTKDLIDKGLHAGKIIKEVSQCTGGGGGGRPDMAQAGGKDINKVNQALNLVYDIIEKQLK; translated from the coding sequence ATGAAAAATATCGGGTTAAATGAAATAAGAAAGGAATTTTTTGATTTTTTTAAAGAAAAGAATCATTTGATTTTACCAAGCTTTTCTCTTGTCCCTAAGGATGATAAAAGCTTATTACTTATAAATGCAGGGATGGCTCCCATGAAACCTTATTTTACCGGACTCAAAACTCCTCCGGGGAAAAGGGTGGTTACTTGTCAGAAATGTGTCAGAACAGTGGATATTGAAAATGTAGGGAAGACTGACAGGCATGGTACATTTTTTGAGATGCTGGGGAACTTTTCCTTTGGGGATTATTTTAAGGAAGATGCGATAAAATGGGCGTGGGAATTTATTACCGAAAGAATGGAAGTTTCTAAGGAACTTATTTGGGTTTCCATATATAAAGATGATGAGGAAGCATATAAAATATGGAATGAGAAAATAAATGTACCTGAGGATAGAATTGTAAGATTGGATAAAGAGGATAATTTTTGGGAGCTGGAATTAGGACCTTGCGGCCCTTGTTCGGAAATTTATATAGACAGAGGAGAAGAGTATGGTTGCGGTAAGCCCGATTGCAAACCGGGATGTGAATGTGACAGGTATGTGGAAGTATGGAATTTAGTTTTTTCTCAATACGATAAGGATGAGAATGGAAATTATAATCTTTTGCCAAAACCTAACATAGATACGGGGATGGGACTCGAAAGAATGGCAATGGTTATGGAAAATGCAAAGAATATATTTGAAGTTAAACAGATAAATGAAGTGTTAAAAGAAGTTGAAAGAGTAAGCAAGGTTTCTTATGGCAAGGACTCCGAAAAAGATAAATCCATCCGTGTGATAACGGATCATGCCAGAGCTATTACATTTATGGTTTCCGACGGCATACTTCCAAGCAACGAAGGGAGAGGCTATGTTCTCAGGAGGCTTATAAGGAGAGCTTCAAGACATGGAAAATTATTAAATATTCAAGGAAAATTTTTAAGCAAAATAGCTGAAAAAGTGATAGAATTATGGAAGGAGCAATATCCTGAGATCGAAAAAGAAAAAAATCGAATTTTTAGGATAATAGACGGAGAAGAAGAAAAGTTTTATGAAACGATAAATCAGGGCTTAGAGATATTAGATCAATATATATCAGATATGAGATCTGAAAATAAAAATATATTAGATGGGAAAAAGGCATTTAAACTTTATGATACTTATGGTTTTCCTTTTGATTTAACTAAGGAAATATTAAAAGAACGTGGATATACGGCAGACGAAATTCAATTTAACAGGGAAATGGAAGAGCAAAGAGAAAGAGCCAGAAGTGCAAGAGGAGGAAGTGAAAATAATATCTGGGGAACAGGAGATTTTTCACTAAAAATAGACGGAGATAAGACAGTTTTTAAAGGGTATGAAACTTTTACTTCCCCTGGAGTAGTAGAAAAAATAATAAAGGGAAACGAATTTGTTGGTTCTTTACATGATGGAGAGGAAGGAATAGTAGTATTAAACCAAACACCTTTTTACGGAGAAGGGGGAGGACAGGTTGGAGACACAGGAATCCTGTCAAAAGACGGTTTTGAATCTTTCGTATTAAATACTAAAAAGGATAAAGAAGGGCATATATTTCATTATATAAAGGTAAAAAAGGGAGTATTAAATGTAGGGGATGATTTAACTGCTGAAGTTGATGAGAAAAGAAGAAAGGATATTATGAGAAATCATTCCGCAACTCATCTTCTTCACAGAGCACTGAAAAATGTATTAGGAGAACATGTAAATCAGGCCGGTTCTTTGGTTCTCCCCGATAGATTGAGATTTGATTTTACCCATTTTGAGAGTATATCTAAAGAGCAATTGGCTAAAATAGAAGAAATAGTAAATGAAAAAATTTTTGAAGGCTTGAAAGTGGATACTGCCGTTACTTCCTATGATGAATCAAAAAAGATGAAAGCAGTAGCTTTATTTGAGGACAAATACAGTGATAAGGTACGAGTAGTACAGATGGGCAGTTACACTACGGAACTTTGTGGAGGAACTCATGTAAGGAATACTAACGATATAGGAATTTTTAAAATATTAAACGAGACAAGTATCGCATCGGGGATAAGAAGAATAGAAGCTATTACAGGGAGAAGTGCATATCAATATTTAAAGGAATTAGACGAAGAAATCGATAATATCGCTAACATTGTTAAAGGAAATAGAAATAATATAACAGAAAGAATTAAAGGAATTGTGGAAGAGAACAGACAAAAGGATAAAGAAGTAGAAAAGCTTATGGGAAAAATGGCGTTGTCTCTTAAAGACGATATTATCAAAAATAGTCATGAAATTAAAGGCATAAATGTATTGACTTATTATATTGAGAATATGGATATAAATAGTCTCAGAAATCTTGGGGATGAGATCAAAAATTCAATAGTCTCGGGAGTAATAGTTTTAGCATCTTCCTTGGATGGAAAACTCTCTTTTGTATCTATGGTTACTAAAGACTTGATAGATAAAGGACTTCATGCAGGAAAGATTATTAAGGAAGTATCTCAATGCACCGGTGGCGGCGGCGGTGGACGTCCCGATATGGCACAAGCAGGGGGAAAAGATATCAATAAAGTTAATCAAGCATTAAATTTGGTATATGATATAATTGAAAAACAACTTAAGTAA